One genomic region from Gossypium hirsutum isolate 1008001.06 chromosome D13, Gossypium_hirsutum_v2.1, whole genome shotgun sequence encodes:
- the LOC107918812 gene encoding photosynthetic NDH subunit of lumenal location 2, chloroplastic translates to MTSFTNSTFFIHVNQKFPTPQSHHCSRLSLPIIRASFQPQQNNVIISNRRKLVTTFLATSLAALGLSGTPVAVAENWGTHSFLRERFFEPGLSPEDAAARIKQTAEGLHSMRDMLDSMSWRYVMFYIRLKQAYLSQDLKNAMSTLPQGRKDKYVKTANELVDNMAEFDYYVRTPKVYESYLYYEKTLKSIDDLVALLG, encoded by the exons ATGACCTCCTTCACTAATTCAACATTCTTCATCCATGTCAACCAGAAATTCCCTACACCCCAAAGTCACCATTGCAGCAGACTCTCCCTCCCCATAATCCGAGCATCGTTTCAACCCCAACAAAACAATGTAATAATCAGCAACCGGCGAAAACTTGTAACAACGTTTCTTGCTACTTCACTAGCAGCACTAGGGCTTAGTGGCACACCAGTAGCAGTAGCAGAGAATTGGGGCACACATTCATTTCTCAGGGAACGGTTTTTCGAGCCCGGTTTGTCTCCGGAAGATGCCGCCGCCAGAATTAAACAAACTGCCGAGGGGTTACATAGCATGAGAGACATGTTGGACTCCATGTCATGGAGGTATGTCATGTTTTACATTCGACTAAAGCAGGCTTATCTTTCTCAGGACTTGAAGAATGCCATGAGTACATTGCCTCAAGGTCGAAAAGATAAATACGTGAAAACAGCAAATGAATTGGTGGATAACATGGCTGAG TTCGATTATTACGTACGCACACCGAAAGTATACGAATCGTACTTGTACTACGAGAAGACATTGAAATCCATAGATGATCTAGTTGCATTATTGGGGTAG